CGTAGTGTAGCTTCGGAACTAACCTCATTCATCCACCATTCAAGGCCGTATTTCAGCTCTCGGGTGTAGGGCGAGGATTGATCAAGAGAAGCTTTCACATCTGCATTTACTGATCCAATCAGTACCTGCTCAACCTGTGACCGGAAATCTGTCTTATTGAATTTCCTGTCGTTTCGGCTTTCTTCGTTGAACTGGAAACTGGCAGTCACAGCAGCCTGACTGCCAAAAAAGCCGGCATCAGAGGTTTTGTAGGTCAGGCTGTGCATCGTCCACAGTTGCGGCCCGTAATACCACTCCGCAGATTTGGGCAGGCCGTTGTTAAGCTCTACAAGCCTGTCGTATCTGGGTACATCCGTTGTAGTAGAGAATATGCCGCCATAGTTTACCGTAGCATCATCCGTAATCCTGAACAGCAAGTTTTCGGTAACGTTCATCTGACTGTATCCTGACTGCACCTGACGCAAGACGTCAGAGTTCGCAACCATTGAGTCCCTGTCACCGAATCGTTCTGCGTACCAGGTTCGTTTCCCAAAATCAGGCTCTCTTGAATCGAAAACACTACCGCTACGAAGGTCGCCAAACTTTGAGTATGTGATAACGGTTGACGAGGCAATGCTCCTACTTGAAAAATCGAGTGTAGCACTGCCTGTAACCTCATTTGCTGCCGAACCATATCGCAGCAGAGCTTTGCCGCCAAAATAGGTTCCTTGATCAATCAGGGTAGCCTGATGGGTGTTAAATACCATGACGCCTCCCATGGCGTCACTGCCATACTGTACGCTGCCCGGACCAAAGAGTACTTCGGCGCCATCGAGTGCATTTGCGTCAATAGCAATAACGTTCTGCAGATTACCGCTACGGTAGATTGCGTTATTCATCCTCACACCGTCAACAACAATGAGGACTGCATTCGTGGCAAAGCCCCTTATCATTGGACTGCCCCCGCCTAACTGGCTCTTCTGTACCATGACGGTACCGCTGTTCATGATCATATCGGCTGCAGTTGACGGGATCTTCCGTGAAATATCCAGAGGCGTAATCACTGTGATTTCGCGAGGCACGTCCCGTGCTTCTTCGGCCCAGCGTGAAGCACTCACCACTACGCCCCGTGCCTGGATCGTTTTTAAACTATCGGTCTGCCCGGTTCCTGCTGCCTCCGAATCAGCATAAAGCACAGGATTGGTCAGTGCGAGTACAAGGCATAGCACTGCCATAACAAATCGAAATGTTGTCATTTGTATCCTAAAAATTGTTAGTTGAAATATCTTCTACATAAATCCGGGAGGTACAGAAGATATTTCGGTGGAGGCTCCGCAGTGTGAACATTCATTTCTGAATGAAAACTGGGCAGCGTTTTCCCAACATAAAGGGATGCCTCTATGAGTGTAGGCAATTCCGGCACACCCATCATAACCGCAATAAGCATCAGTGCGTTTTGAATGATACGTGCCAAAGGTTTACTAAATGGTGACCGTGGCTTCAGTACATGCGATATTGCCATCACAATTTCGGATTCACGGAAGTCCTTGTGCGCAATGATAACGGTAGCGCCGGCACTGTCAACCATGGTCTTAACATCATACATCCACCCATCAAACGTGAACTCACGGGCGTGTTCCCACACCAACACAGGATCACTATCAGTATGATGGAGGACAAAGCGATAATCCTTGCTGGTTTGCATCTCGTATCGAGCCAAAATCTTATACTGCGTGCGAAGTCCGACTGCAACGGCAAGCCACCCACCGGAAGTAAAGATCGTGGTGCAGATGATAAGGATTGAAATAAGTGCCTGCATTCCCACGCAATCTAAAGATTCGGAGCGTAATTTTGCCAACATGATTAACCGATACACCCGCCCGGAAATGGGATCTATTTGGAGCGATGAGCAACGCTTTTCAATTTGGCTATCAATCGAAGTTCTTGCATGTGAAGCACAGGCATTACAAGGAATCATTCCCCAGGAAGCCGTCGATGAAATCCGTGAAAAGGCTGCATTCGATGTTGACAGAATTCTTGAAATTGAAAAAGAAACGAAACACGACGTCATTGCATTTACGACCAACGTTGCTGAGTATGTTGGGCCAGCCTCACGGTTTATCCATCTTGGGATGACCTCGAGCGACGTACTGGATACGTGCCTGGCCGTGCAGTTACAACGAGCAGGAAACCTGTTGGTAGCCGGACTTGAAGGGCTCTCGGCCGTCCTGAAAACACGAGCCCTGGAGTTTAAACACACGCAGTGTATTGGGCGCACCCATGGCATCCATGCTGAAGTCACAACATTTGGTTTAAAATTATTACTTTGGCACCAAGAGATTCAGCGTGATCTTGACAGATTACAACAGGCCATCAGGACCATCTCGGTAGGCATGATATCAGGTGCCGTTGGCACCTTTGAACACTTGTCGCCCTTTGTTGAAGAATACGTATGTGAAAAACTCGGTCTGAAGCCAGCATCGGTTTCAACCCAGGTAATACAGCGCGACCGGCATGCCGAGTTTATGACAACACTGGCAATAATCGGAACAACTCTCGAGAAAATTGGAACCGAAATCCGTCATCTCCAACGCACCGAAGTTCGTGAGGCTGAAGAATCGTTTACAAAGGGACAAAAGGGGTCAAGCGCAATGCCCCACAAAAAAAACCCTATCGTCAGCGAACGCCTGTGCGGGCTTGCGCGTGTACTTCGTGCTAATGCGCTTACAGCACTCGAGAACAATGCTCTCTGGCACGAGCGGGATATCTCGCACAGCAGCGTGGAACGGATCACGTGTCCGGACTCTACCATTGTTCTTGACTACATGATAAGTCTGGCCACAGCGTTAATCGATAACCTGGTTGTGTACCCGGATACCATGGTAAAGAATCTTAACGTAACTAACGGACTTCCCTTCTCGCAAAGCGTACTGCTGGCATTGGTTCGTAAGGGATGTACACGCGAGGATGCCTACAAAATGGTACAGTCCTCCGCCATGAGAACATGGGAAACCTCCGTCCCCCTGAAGCAAACATTACTGGAGAATCAGGAAATAGCAGCGTTCCTTACGGCTTCAGAACTCGAAAATATCTTTGATGATAGGCGGATGCTGAAGAATGTAGATCTGATTTTCGCCAGATGCGGCCTAACAGATCAATCATAAATTCAGGATCCCCTGCCTCGTAATCATTGATAGCTGGATAGCCGGGACGGTACGTCTGATCAAAGAGCCGTGCTGAACCGGTTGCGTAGCAAACGTCGGACGTTTGAAAGCGTCCATTGCGAAGGACCGTAGCACGAAACCCCGGCGGATCTACATCAACCGAGTCAATAACAACACCCACTTCTGCGCTGTCCCCTAGCAAACACTGGTACGGAATATAGTAAACAGATGTACGTTCCGTCGTTGGTGACAGAGTAATCTGCGCATACCGTTTGGTATATCTCCGACCGCTCCACCAAAATGGGCCTAAAGGCCACAACGACGTTGCCCTGGCCCGAATACGGATACGAAGTGAAACACCAACCGGCAAAGGAGATGTTAATTCAACTTCAATCGGAATACTCACAGTGGAACCGGCAGGTGCAGCGGTATCCAGTACCCGTAGCAGGATGACAGTGTCGGAGCATGGCTGAATGGCATACTCCGGAATCGATGCGTCACCAAGAACAATACCGTTGGCTCCTGCCTCAGCCCCGTAGCCATCAACACCGTTGGAACTGTCTGCCGTATATACTCTGCCTGCCACCCCTCCCTCAACGTTGGCAGTCAGCGGCGTACTGCGGACCGACGCAGACAGTATGGCAACTCCTCCCGCACCTCCGCCGCCTGGGCCATACCGACGATATTCCGAGAATGTACGTCCACCGGCACCGCCTTGTAAACCAAGTTGAAATGGTCTGTGAAGGGGCTTTGGTATAACTACAGAATCACACAGTATCCAAATTGTACCTCCGCCCCCTCCGCCACCGGCCCCGTCAGCAATGGCTGTCTCGGCACCTGAACCGGATACAAGGATCCGGCCGTTCTCCAACCACTTAATAACCTTTGCAATTATAAGAACAACACCGCCACCCGCACCACCAGCAGTGCCCAAGTGGTCATTTTGATGTCCGCCCCCACCCCCTCCGCCCAAGAATACCCGGTGAGTTGAGTGAAAGAGCACCGAAGTTCCGCCGTGTCCACCCAATGGCAACGAACCAAACTCACTTGTTTGGAATCCGCCATTGCCACCACGTCCAGCAACCGATCCACCACCGCCACCACCGGCATTTCGGGCATTACCGCCGCCACCGCCAATGTCGCGGTTACCTCTTCCCGCATTGAACCGTTCATCCTCGGTACTCAGACCGACTCCTTTGCCACCACCAATCCCACTGAGCCATGTGTTTGACGTTTCCTGAACACATGTATCGTAGCTATTCAAGCTTCCCCATCCACCCCGGAAGCCCCTTCCAGCTGCATCAATGATGGCACCGAGCTCCACGGTGTCTGCAACAATTGAACAGATGCCACCCACTCCGTCGGCAAATGGCAAAACATTCAGATTTGAGGTGATACGGACGACGCTGCCTCCCAGGACACGGCAAACCTGCACACTGCCTTCCGTATCATAATATGGAACGTTCGGCCGGAGGACTATCGTATGCTGGCTTATCATTGCTACGGTGTGAATGCTCCATTCGCCGGCATGGCCAAGACCAATAAGATCGCCATCGCTGTTTGTGATGGCACCCTGCGACTGATAGACGATGATGGTATCCTGTACAGACAACATCGACGTTGACTCAACGTACACTGTGCTTGTGCAGGTATCAATCCCAACCACACGGGTGCAGAATTGCTCTGCTCCTGACTCTGCGCTTAAACATAACAGTGCCGCAATAGCAGTTATCGTGCTATGCCAAATGCGCGCCATCGCATTACTGTAGAATCGTACCATAGCGTTACGGCTTCGTTGTGAAGCAGGTTTAACAGGCGCCCCTCCGGCGTAAGAATCCGATTTTCCGGATTACTCTGAATCGCATTATTATGAATGGAGAGTCTGTCACCTACATTAAACAATATTATCATCCTTCCATGCGTTCCCCCCATGAATCCTGTTACGTCAATGCCATTCACTCCAGTAATAATTCGGACGATCGTTGTTTCTTCCAGCACCATGTTCGAGAGCATACTCCCAGTAGGAACATTAACAGTCTGCTCATTCACAATTGTTGTGCTACCACTTGTTTTGTGCGAGAACATGTGTGTAAGGGTTTGTGAGTTCTGTGGAAACCTGGTAGCTGGAACCTGATTAGGACGGTAGTTTTCGTGACTTCCGAGCATTACGTCGCCACCAAGGTGGACAGCCGACATACCACTGGTTTCGCTGACGAACAATCCGGCAATTACCTCACCCTGTCCTTGTGGTGTGAATTCTGCCAACCCCATCACTCCAACGTTATACCCTGAGTGGACTACTGCATTGTTTTTTGCTTCACCAAGCACGCCTACTGAAAACGTTGATGTTCCTCCGGGGCCGCCTCTGCGAACAACCCCGCGAACACCGATCAGTGTGTCCGCAGCAACATTTGAATTTGATGCAGATTCACCATAAACACCGGTCCGCTCGATAAGAGGTACACCTGTATATGATGCTGAATATGACAGGCCAACAACACCGGACCCCACGGAACTTGCCCGTGCCACTACCCCAATACTGTGAAGTCCGGCTACGATGGCATCAACACCACGCTGTGGCGCAGTTGTGCCGCCAATTTCAACCGCTGTCCCCGAAGCTGCACTTAACGCATTGTAACGCAGTCCGGTTCCACCGGTTATATCGACAGCAGTACCCAATGTTGCCAGCGCCCCTCCTGACGGACTGCCAATGCGAATACCCGTGCCCGTACCATTGGCCGTACTTGAAATCAGTATGCCTGCATCCGCTGTTCCGGTATTACCAATATTTACTATCCGAATACCGCTACTTGTAGAGGTGCCAGTAAGGTCAACCGTTAGTCCTGTTCCACTTGTTGCCGGAATTGTTCCTATCCTGGCTACTTCACCCGCAGCCGCACCGGTCAGTACTCCTACACTTAATGAACCGCGTATCCAGGTTTCTGCCGCTGCTCCGATTTCCATGGCCCGTACCAGACCGGCAGGCCCACCAAGGAATCGAATTGGTTGTCCGGGAGCGGAGAGATTTGCAACAACCAGAGGGATTACATCATCCGTGTACAGTGCTGCTCCTGACGCCCCGTTCCACGGACTACCCGCCAAATGAAGGCGGGTTGCCGTTAATTCCTGAGCCCTGCACCAGTAATGGCAGGCGGTGATGCTGATACATAGGAACATCAGATATCGTGTAGTCCCAGTCATAATCCCAATAGAAATTGAATGAATTACAGATTTAATACTGCCCAGGCTATCCGGTCGGTAGCCGACAATCCAACCGAAGTCTCGACAGTAATGTTTCCATTTACGTAGTCGCGATTGGTAACGCTAATACCAATGGTAGTGCCTGCGTCATTGATGACGGTAACGATTGGTACACTCGAGGCAGTGATTGTCCCGCCGACGGGAATCACGTGAATATGGGCTCCGGGGGTTGGAGTAAAGAGTCCGTTCAGGATAGCAAACAGGGCGCTCTGCCATGACAAACTTCCCGTGGCATCCCCCGTGAGCACCATCCCGCCCTGAGTTGGAGCAGCGGAAGGCAGCGTATATGTAACTGATGCTGACTGTGCCCCGGATTTAAACGCAGAATATTCTGTTCCTGAAGCTGAAGGTTCGTATATGCGAAGCTCCGAAGCAGTACCGCTGTTGGTTAACGACACCGTACCCTGCACGTCAACCAAGCTTACGGGATTAGCAGTGCCTACGCCAACAAAGCCTTGCGACGGACCGCTTATGCCAATGATCCGTATTACCTCGGTTGCATTCGAAGCAAGAACCAGGTCCTGAGCATTACTCGTACCAAGATACTGCTGCCCTGATGATGTTCCGCCAGTAGTAATTGCTGTGCCGGTTAGATGCCAGAACTCGGCATTGGTCCATCCAAGTTCTATCGTATTACCCGAAACGTTGGTAGCCGTGAGCGCCTGCCCGGAGGCCCCAACCGCCGGCGGCAATAATACCGTGTAACCGGTAACACCAGTTTGAGGAATGGAAAGCGAGACGGTAGCTGGTTGCGTGCTCCGAAGGTTGAGTGTACCAGTCGTTTGACTCTGCGCATATAAGCCCGAGGCGCAGCAGAGTGCAGCAAACCCAACAAATGCAAGACAAAGTACGTTTTTCATTACAAATCCCTTTAATAATGTTTTAATAATTTGGGTTAATATATTACCCACTGAATTAGTTCTGTATCTGTTAATGGTGCTGCCGTGCAGAGCGTGATAGTGTTGGTTTGGTAGTCTATGTTGCGTACCGACACTCCAATGTAGGTGTTGCTGAGAACGGATGCAGCAATCGTAGCTTCGGGCGGGATTTCGATGCCAGGGCTAACCGTATATTCAAACACTCCTGCTATCCCCTTTAATTGTCCCCGTGCGAATGACCTTGATGCCTCCAGGGTTAAGGTGTGACCGTCACGTGAAATCGTGACGCCACGTCCGGCCACAAGTTCTACCCTTCCTGCCACTTCGTTAACAGAGGTTACAACCCCGGTAACATCGGGCGACAGGGCATCGGCTATGTCGGCATGATGTGTAAATAAGGAATACGGAACACTGTTTAATGCTGTCCGCGGCAGGAGCTCCGGTGCTCCATCGATACTGATCCCAAGCCAGACTAAGCCCCTTTGCAGAAGTGTCAGTGGCAGCGGAACAGTGCTACCCAGAGTTAACGTTACGATACCTTCACTGGCCTGAGTTACGAAGTTCTCGGAATGCTCGGCAGTACCTCCTACCGGCTGGCCATACCAGAATACAGCCACGTCATGGCTCCCCTGCAGTGGAATCTGATTTGTTTCAAGGTAAAGTTGCAGCGTAAACTGGCGGGGAATCTGCGCCATGGCCCAGGACCCTGCAAGAAAAAAGAAGATAATGCTCCGTATCATAGAGCATTAGTATGTTAACTGTTCAAGGACGTGACGGTCGTGGAAAATTTATTTGAACGGCACGAGTAATTCGGAATCCAGATTATTCTGAATCATTCTGGATAACACATGGGATTGTAACCCTGGATGCTGCAATTGTCTGAACAGCGTACCAAGCTCGGTGGTATCCGAAGCCTGTAGCACCTGGGCAGTTTTGAACCGTACCCACCGGTATTCATTCAGACTAAAGGTTGCGTTATTTAAGACATTCGCAAATTCTTTTCGTTTTTGCGTAACAGTTGCTTTGCGTTTTTCAAGTTGATCTGCCTTTATAGCTACCTCAAGAACTACGGCTAACTGAGTCGGCTGAAGCAGACTGTCGGCAGGAGGATGATATTCATCTTTAACAACAACCATGCTACTAATGTTAACGCCAACGGTACGCGAGAAACCCAAAACATTTCTTGCTTCGCGAACAATTTCCCACGTAAAAACAACAAGCATTGTGGCACACACAAGCGCAACAATGTAAATCCAAAACCAGGGTTTTTGCCAGTATCTGCGATGTTTACGCTTCACGGCCTTCTGACGGGTGTTGAACGATGGCGGGAGATTCTTTGTCACCAAACATTGCTTCAACAAAGGCAACCGGTTCAAACACCTGCAGATCACTGATTTTTTCGCCCAACCCGATATAGCGAACAGGGATACTTAATCCATCGGCAATGGCCAGCACGGCACCACCCTTAGCCGTACCATCAAGTTTCGTGAGCACTATGCCGGTTATCGACGCTACCTTAGAGAACTCTCGTGCTTGCACCAGGGCGTTCTGTCCCGTGGTTGCATCTAACACCAGATAAACGTCATCGGGTGCTGTTGCCTTAACCTTTTTCATTACCCGGCTGATTTTTTCAAGTTCCTGCATCAGCCCGCCTTTGTTATGTAGGCGTCCGGCGGTATCAATGATCACAACGTCAGTGCCTCGGGCATGGGCAGACGTGAGGGTATCGTAGGCGACGGCAGCCGGATCGGCACCCTGCTTTTGCCGTACAATATCAACGCCGGCGCGTTCAGCCCAAACCTCGAGCTGTTCGTTGGCTGCAGCCCGGAACGTGTCAGCTGCACCGATAAGCACCGATTTGCCAGCCGACTTGTAGTTATAAGCAAGTTTACCAATCGTTGTAGTCTTCCCAACTCCGTTTACGCCGATAACAAGGATAACGTGGGGTTTCCGTTCTTCGTCGATCGTAAACATACGATCATTATCAGCGGACGGACTCGACACCAGCATGTCGGCAATTTCTTCCTTCAGAACGTCAACGATGGTATCTGCGTTTTCCAGTTTGTCCTTTTTAACGCGCTCACGAAGACGCTGGATAATCTTACCTGTAGCCGTAACGCCAACGTCCGACGTGATTAAAATTTCCTCAATTTCATCAAGAAGGCCCTGATCGATCTTTCTTCCCGCAAACAAGGCTGTCCGGATTCGTCCAACAATATTGTCACGCGTTTTTGCAAGACCTTCGGTTAACCGGTTAAACGCCAGTTTCTCCGTAACGCCTGTTACCGCCTTTTTTAGTTTATCGAATAGTCCCATAGAATCTTCTTGAGTAATCCCACAAAGATAGAGCCATCAGCATTGTGGTGACAACCATGAATGTGATGAGGTAGTCACCAACATC
This is a stretch of genomic DNA from Ignavibacteria bacterium. It encodes these proteins:
- a CDS encoding adenylosuccinate lyase, which produces MINRYTRPEMGSIWSDEQRFSIWLSIEVLACEAQALQGIIPQEAVDEIREKAAFDVDRILEIEKETKHDVIAFTTNVAEYVGPASRFIHLGMTSSDVLDTCLAVQLQRAGNLLVAGLEGLSAVLKTRALEFKHTQCIGRTHGIHAEVTTFGLKLLLWHQEIQRDLDRLQQAIRTISVGMISGAVGTFEHLSPFVEEYVCEKLGLKPASVSTQVIQRDRHAEFMTTLAIIGTTLEKIGTEIRHLQRTEVREAEESFTKGQKGSSAMPHKKNPIVSERLCGLARVLRANALTALENNALWHERDISHSSVERITCPDSTIVLDYMISLATALIDNLVVYPDTMVKNLNVTNGLPFSQSVLLALVRKGCTREDAYKMVQSSAMRTWETSVPLKQTLLENQEIAAFLTASELENIFDDRRMLKNVDLIFARCGLTDQS
- a CDS encoding TonB-dependent receptor, which translates into the protein MTTFRFVMAVLCLVLALTNPVLYADSEAAGTGQTDSLKTIQARGVVVSASRWAEEARDVPREITVITPLDISRKIPSTAADMIMNSGTVMVQKSQLGGGSPMIRGFATNAVLIVVDGVRMNNAIYRSGNLQNVIAIDANALDGAEVLFGPGSVQYGSDAMGGVMVFNTHQATLIDQGTYFGGKALLRYGSAANEVTGSATLDFSSRSIASSTVITYSKFGDLRSGSVFDSREPDFGKRTWYAERFGDRDSMVANSDVLRQVQSGYSQMNVTENLLFRITDDATVNYGGIFSTTTDVPRYDRLVELNNGLPKSAEWYYGPQLWTMHSLTYKTSDAGFFGSQAAVTASFQFNEESRNDRKFNKTDFRSQVEQVLIGSVNADVKASLDQSSPYTRELKYGLEWWMNEVSSEATLRDINTGEVRPTLSRYPDGGTTVNSVAGYVQVHWGLSSNLSIAGGIRTTYYSLEAAIIDTASFSIPYTSISLNPTSVTGSVGLTWQAADGITMHSNLANGFRAPNLDNFKVSDSSPGVVVVPNSNLKPEYATTLECGIQLDPSSALDVSVNGFYTWASDAIETRPALWNGMDSIDIYGERKAVFANTNIGTARIYGLDIRVSYAVMPELKVFATTTFVNGRETTNDIPLRHAAPTFATVSATWQPGTWWLSGSFWWSDGRELAELTPSEENKVGVQYSASGALPWQRVDLAAGWTVTKLLTLQLQVENVLDYHYRTYASGISAPGRNIIVSTRVNW
- the ftsY gene encoding signal recognition particle-docking protein FtsY, which gives rise to MGLFDKLKKAVTGVTEKLAFNRLTEGLAKTRDNIVGRIRTALFAGRKIDQGLLDEIEEILITSDVGVTATGKIIQRLRERVKKDKLENADTIVDVLKEEIADMLVSSPSADNDRMFTIDEERKPHVILVIGVNGVGKTTTIGKLAYNYKSAGKSVLIGAADTFRAAANEQLEVWAERAGVDIVRQKQGADPAAVAYDTLTSAHARGTDVVIIDTAGRLHNKGGLMQELEKISRVMKKVKATAPDDVYLVLDATTGQNALVQAREFSKVASITGIVLTKLDGTAKGGAVLAIADGLSIPVRYIGLGEKISDLQVFEPVAFVEAMFGDKESPAIVQHPSEGREA